The genomic segment CTGACTGAGCAGCTTCTGACTTATAAAGTGGAACCTTCACTGGCATATATACACAAGGGCCTGTATATAGCAGTATTTTTATACCCAGTTTTCTCGGATCTCGCTGACCACCCCACGAAAACCAGATATTGGTCGATGCTTTCCACTGGTGGAGCCCAAACGACCTGTCCTACACTCAAGACTTTGCAATTCTTTTTACAGCATGTACTCGCCACTGTGATATGGAGGGAAGTTTAGTGAGGGTTCTTCCACCGCACAAAGCTCTGTGCCATAGCATTGATTAAAATAGAAAACCATATGTGAAATGAACCTGTTAGATTGATCACAAAGGGCAGCTCCTTTTNNNNNNNNNNNNNNNNNNNNNNNNNNNNNNNNNNNNNNNNNNNNNNNNNNNNNNNNNNNNNNNNNNNNNNNNNNNNNNNNNNNNNNNNNNNNNNNNNNNNNNNNNNNNNNNNNNNNNNNNNNNNNNNNNNNNNNNNNNNNNNNNNNNNNNNNNNNNNNNNNNNNNNNNNNNNNNNNNNNNNNNNNNNNNNNNNNNNNNNNNNNNNNNNNNNNNNNNNNNNNNNNNNNNNNNNNNNNNNNNNNNNNNNNNNNNNNNNNNNNNNNNNNNNNNNNNNNNNNNNNNNNNNNNNNNNNNNNNNNNNNNNNNNNNNNNNNNNNNNNNNNNNNNNNNNNNNNNNNNNNNNNNNNNNNNNNNNNNNNNNNNNNNNNNNNNNNNNNNNNNNNNNNNNNNNNNNNNNNNNNNNNNNNNNNNNNNNNNNNNNNNNNNNNNNNNNNNNNNNNNNNNNNNNNNNNNNNNNNNNNNNNNNNNNNNNNNNNNNNNNNNNNNNNNNNNNNNNNNNNTTTGCAAAGTAACCTGCTGCATCTTTATATTATCATACTTAGCATGAAGGGATATGAGAATATTATATGTTCTTGTGTCAGGTAGGCACGAACCTCCTCCATCATCTTCATCAGTGAAGCCCTTTTCAACTGTCCATGGTTACCACAAATGTGAATCATAGTATTAAAGTAACAGTAGTGGAACAATCCTTCTCTAAGCATGATTTCGAATGTTTCAGAAGCCTCTCAATCTGCCCTGCCTTGCCATTGTATCTATCAGGATTATATGTATACGAGCTAAATGTGATCACTTCCACTGCACTGGATGTTTCACTTCCTTCATGCCTCAAGATCCATCAATGACCACTTTTGAAAACTCTTCAGCTTTTTGAAACTCGCGTTTCTTTACAACTGACGACGATCCCATAGTTCGTCATCAGGCTCTATTCCTTGCTTATCATCTCCCAGCAACAAGAGCTTGTTTGCTCATCCCAATTTACTGTAAACATCAATCAGAGTACCATAAGTAGAATTAATAGGCTCAACCCCTCTAAAGCTCATCTCATTCCATAACTTCTCAACATAACCCATTTATGGCTTTCCAAGAATTCTAAACTAATGTTATAATGAATTACATTCAACTATACATGTTTTCTCTTAAACACTCAAAATCCTAAAGCCTGTCCAATTTGGTTGTTCCTCAAAATTATACTCCTTTCCTTGTTACTTAACTTTTCACCCATGGCTTTAATGCTGTCCAAATCCTTACGTTCTCCAAAGTCCAAAATCGTGGATACACCTCCATAGAACCCGTTTCGCAACACTTGGTGTGCATTTTATCCACCAAATTTCCCATAACAAACCAAAATTTCCTCTTTATTTGCAATTTGAAACTTTCCCTCGATTTTTCTCTCCTTTCTTATCCGGGTTTTTCTCCAAAGTCTGGTTGCTTGACTCAGCCCTGAATCAAGACCTGTTTTCGACCTCCATTGAATTTCTTGGTTCCTCCTCCATTGGAGTCTCGAGAAGCCTTTGATGCTTGGTTTTGGTGATGGTTGAGTTTTTCTATGGAGGTGAAATGAAAGTGAGTTCCTTGATGTTGGCAGTGAGTTTGGTAGACATAAAATGTTGAAGCAACTGGTATCAAATGGAGTTTGACAAACATTTCTGTAACGGGAAAATCCGTGAAATGAAGTGATGATGGATTTAGTACCAGAAGCTAATAACATGTTTGTGTGGTAATGGTTTAGGATTTGGTTGTAAAAACATGAATGAAGGCTTTGCTGTTAAAACGATATTCAATTGCTGCAGCATCCTTGGCCTGGCTATTTTAGATATCTAAATCGGTTTTACGCCGTCGTTTTATCATTCCCCTTCTTTTTTAACTGAGACAATTATTTACCACTAAccacattttaatatttttctataaacATACATCAAATATTCTCTCGAGTCTATAAATAAGTATTTATTtcaacaattttaattttaaaaaatattaacattttaaattttaattaaatattttaaaatttacgaatcaatttaaaatctaaatGATAGTACGATTcatatttaaagaaattatatatgtatttaaaaatgaTCCATATATTTTAGATGTATTCCGTGTTAGTTTTGGATTACTATTTGTCACCTAAATTGATGGGAATAGCTTGATTGGTATACTACTCAATTAGAAAATTAAAGTTATagactaattaatctaaataatagtTTAAGGACAATTGTTGCAATTAACCAACATCTACAAGGACACGTAGATTAATAAAAGAACTAGATATATGATACAAACAATTATTGTGAAGTTCATGGAacaatttaaatttgaatgataaatttgaaatgtttgtTGCAATTAACCCTAAAAAGTTGCGTAATTAGAATAAAATGGATAACTTGAGGACCTTAATGATTATTTATCGCCTATATTAACGGTTAAATCGACGGAATAACTCTATGATACATTACTAATCATTCAAAGACTCAATTAGAATGTTTGAAGaccaattaattaaataatagttCAAGGATGATTGTTGGAATTAACCCAACATCTACCATGACATGAAGATTAATAAAAGAACTTGATTGATATGACACATGAAATTTCTTGgaacaatttaaattttgaacataatttaaaacatttgttgtAATTAACCCTAAAAAGTTACAGAATTAGAAGAAATTGGGTAATTTAAGTACCTTTGTAACAATTAAGCCTGTTTGAGAAtggataaaattaaatttaaggatCCTTTGagaattatttcaaatttgtTGAGAGTGGGCTTTGAACCCACGCCCTTTCGGACCGGAACCTTAATCTGGCGCCTTAGACCAACTCGGCCTATctcaacagtttgttcagttgaAACGTTTAATATTTATTAGAAGTAGTTTATGcaagaatttttatatttatcaaagGAATAAAGTAAGAGTgagcaattttttttaataaacagtattatagttatttttaaggattaatacttttttttttatcatttgattttttaatattttctttaacTAATATGGTATGAGTACACTTTAACTAGTCCAAATATTTACAACAGAGGCTATGCTTATAAATTCTATAacatgaaaattatatatttagaatataaatgtgtgtttaaaaataatatataacaaataataataagtatgatttgaaactaattgataataacacatgaaagatgtaatatatttaaaatgaaaaaataaattaaattatgagtaaagcACAATGTAAAtacataaatacatcaaattaagaaTACTGAATGCATTACaatagtttattttgatgttGTCATCAATTTTGAATTGATATCGAGTTAACTTGTAACATCAACTCAATCAAAGACATTACCAATATATACAATTGTACGCTAGCCACAGTTTTAAAACTATTCCATAGCCAAAATGAGAATCAAACCGACACTGATTAAGGTAGGAGAGCCATTGCCATTTCACCTAACTCTcacgatttaatttttttaatacaataaaaattataaacataaaaattgaaAGAGTGATTATGTACGTTAGGTATAAAAacacttaattgtaaaatataatttatttacttattttttaaatatttttatttttatttaataataattctaattaaatttacttcaaaaatacaattgttttaaaaattcaaatatttttagatttgCTCAAACAGagtataataattttaaagaatttttagtaTATTAGCTTTTTCTTAATCTTAATCctatttttgataaattatttttaatttaaggaGGTGAGGGAGTGAAGTGCCTCAATGGGTGGGTCAAGACGAATACTGACGCAGCTATGTATGATGGTTCGTTGGTTGCCGTGGTCGAAGGAATGGTCAAGGACAATGTTGGACGATGGCTCAGGGGTCTGCCCTGTGTTTGAAGCTGAGCTATGAGGGGCCTTTGACGGCCTTAAGCTAGCATGGGAGAAGAGTTTGTCCTTGAAATGGATTGCATATAGACTCTTAATTTCCTAAATGCTCAAACTCTGGATCAAAGTTTGTTAGGGGAAAGAGTGAAGGAATATTTACATTTGATAAAAAAACTTTCGTGTGAATAATGTCTTGAGATAGAAAATTGAGTGGCGAATGGTATGACGAGTTTGGCTATAAGAATGGCTGCCAAATGGAGGGTTTTAAGAAATCTTGTTGGGCGGTGCATAATATTATGATGGTTGAGGTTCCTAACTCAATGCTAGAAGTTGGTTAATAATTTTCTGTTATATTATACAATTTCTTTTATAAAGAAATAcactattttatttaaatatataaatttcaatttgcctaaattatttaaatatataattaaaaaagcgTTATAatagttatttattattttcttgtcATTATTTTTAATCCAAATAACATTAATGATTTAATAGATAATTTGGATATAATAAAGTTAGTTGCATTGCTCCACCCAACAAATCTCATCTCTTACTAAGGAACCAAATACATGTATTTATGTTAAATTCAATACACGCACAGATATAACAAATTTCCTCACCAATGTTACCAGCACGGCACGGAACATATTTCCAACCTCCTATAAAACCAGTTTCCATTTGCCATCTGAAAGGTCTCAAGCAACGTCCACTGCTTGCCGTTTTGGAGGCTCAAGGTTATTGTTTGATTTTTTGTCGGCGAAATCCTCGGCATTGTAGATGACGGTGATGTAGAGAGAACAGCTTGGTCAACGAGCGATTTTCTCGCCGATCTTTAGCTCTTCTTTTGTTATCTGAAAAAGATCACCACAAGGGCATGGATATGCGTATGCCTGCAACTCCTCGTAACACTGCATGTCCTCTATCTCCACATCGTCGCACGACATCGTTAGGTCGATCAAAGCTGTAATGTGTTTGTTAGGTTGTCCTCTATTgatttttgtctatttttggcTGCCGAATTGGTTGGGCAGAAAAGGAGAGAAACTTTGGCGTCAGCTTATACACAGACGCCAAAAGCCAAAGCAAGGACGAACAGAGCTTTTAATGGCAGAGATTACTAAGTTGAGTCTCTTCGAAAGGGgaaatttttagggttttcgTTTTGAATTTATATGGGCTTAAACTAAGTTATTCAAACTGCTTTAAACTTTTTAGAAGCAAGGGCAGAAAAGGGCTGTCAGGTACCAAGTATTTAAACTTAGACATTAGCCATATGAACGGCTCCTTTTATAATTCGTTTTAAAGAAAGTTGAAAATTACACATCTTCGGATTTTTCAGGGATTCAAATTTTGTGGGAATCTAAATAAATCTTGTAGGATTTCATGCCTCGGCTCTTTAGCCAAAAAAATGAAGGGCTAACAATGCATGGACAAGCTCGTGAAAATTTCCCAAGTCATCATCGTTAAAATTCGGATACACGATCTAACATTATTTGCCGAATGAAATACGAATCCAACATTACAAATTCATATTTCCAAACATAACACAAAACGCTAGAATCTTTACATTATTGCATGTAGTGCAAGGGACAAATTAACCATCTCAGAGATTATTATGATGATTAAGTCCTTAATTACAAACATGTTTGGCCCTAGACGACATGAACCTTTTACCTTTTCATTTGCAATACTTTTTGAACCAAACACCAATGTTAAGAAAGCTCTCGAAATCGGATTGCGGCCTGCAACAAAACgaacatgtatatacatatattagatATCAGCAGTATGACATTGTCGTTAGGTTTTGATGAGTGATTAAACTAAGCAAAATATCATAAGTTTCTTCATCATAGCAGGTGTTTACCTTTCAATTGCATGGATGTCATTAGGAAACAGGATGATTTTTGTCTCAACTCCTCGCTCCTTTAATGCCCGTGCATACTATGAGTTTCAAACAGCAATTGTCAGACGTGACCGGAGTTGGATCGTGTCAACTTTCAGATCAGAAAAAGGATGTGTTCATGTGGGTGGGACTGTGAGTACAATAGTAGACAACACATATTCTAATCAAGTATCCTATGTTACCGGATGCTTTTTCAAAATACATATATCCAACACATTCTAATCAAGTAGACAAAATTGTATACCTATGTTAGACACATAAACGTATCTTACACTCAACTCCAAgtaacataattaaaaatgaattacaTATCCATCATACTTCATGCTATAGAAAGGAAAGTTATCGTACTTGCAATCCCCCAGAAACCGGGACGCGAAGATCCTGAGCACCTAGAAGAAAGATGGTTGGAGCTTTAACCTGCAAAGACAATAAAAGACAAGACTTTATCTCATCTGATTGTTCACATGATAACCTTTTTAAGGGAAAGCAATGCAAGTTTTAGGGTACCACGCCATGTAATATACATGGATTGATTTTGCTTTATGTAATGCTAAGTCTGCACCGGTGCCAAAGCGTGAAGCATGAAGCTAACCAGTTCAATTGGCATCTCTGGTTCATGCATCATACTGGAAAATCAGTCTTTTGTTTAATGTACCTTAGAAATATGCAATATAGGAGACTTGCTGTAAAAGTGAGTCAAGTGTTCAGCTGAAGGTGCTTCAGTAAAGATAGTTTTTCCTTTGCTTCCGTAAGATTCCACGTAACACCAATCAGGAATATCTGTTGTGGCAACCATGGATGAAAGATTACAAACTGGATTCCGTGCGGCAGCTGCAACAAACTTATTCGGTACCTGTAAAATGTAAGAACAAATTTGTAATATCGAAAACCATAGATTTTCCCTAATACTAAAGAGACACTAACACAAATTTATATTACTTCAATAGAAAGCCTAACCTGACCAATCAAGTGCGTAGTTAGAAAGCCACCATGTGAACCACCAAGAACAGTTATTTTAGATGGGTTGACAAGTCCTTTCTCAATGACATGATCTATAGCTGTGAGTACATCATTGACATCCTGCGCATGAGTCAATGAACGAAGGttcataatttacataacaatGATCCAAATAGTTATACCCGATATAATAAGTTAATGACTTGAGCACATGTATATCAAGAATAAGCACCTGAGACCCAATTTTCCCAGGAAGAGATTGCAATGCTTCCTCGCCAAATCCCAGTGAACCTCTGAAATAAATTAGCAATGTTGGATGAAGATAAAAGTTATGCCAGCCATTTTATGTAGATAAATCATAAAAAGctattttaaaaaggaaaatccTTAATCATGTTAAAGCAAAGATCACAAAAAACCCATAAAGCATTTTACTGTTAGCTATAGGATGATGTGCTGCACTTGAAAACTATCAGCATGACGTTCAACTCGATAAAGTACTTTGGGAagcaaatatgaaattaaagcatctTATAGAAGGAAAATTTAAGCAGTAATGTGAAAATGAAATGACAAGAAAAACCGGTTCCTATCTCAAGTTAAACTTTCTGAAGAAGTAAAGGTATACTTTCGCTCAcctataatttacaattaataggCTGAAACCAAGTGAAGAAAGAAATGCCAATGACTTTGAGAAGCTTGACAAAGAGACGGAATGAGGCCCTCCATGAAGGACCACTATTAGCGGATCAGGTGCATTGTTTACCTTGGAAGATACAAATATTGCCTCAAAAGACTTAGCAGCTCCTGAATGAATTGAACATATTCCATCaccaaaaccattttttttttcttattttcataatGGCAGTACCTCCTATACTAATCAGAGGCCAATGAACACCATAGCAAATAAAACATTAGTTTAGCCTTCAAATcattcacaaatatatatatacaactaaAATATATTGCGAACATAAAATCATGTTTTTATCTTTTCCTTTATGGCTTTCAAAGAGGTTGAGGGAAGTTTTTTATGTCAGCTTTTAAGTTTTCGTTGAACTTTTTCCAGTAGTTGCCATCATCAGCTATCACAAGGATAAAATAtcgtaaaaaagaaaaagaaaaagaaaaagaaaaaatatatatactgcTAAATGTGGTTATCAAAGCATGCTAAGATACAAAAATAACAGCATTGAACCAAACTAGTTTGCAATACCTTTTGTCAAGCAATCAGAAACATCTTTCACTGGAATTTGCGTGATACCAAACTGAAGATGTGAAAGCAGAGACATAACCTGCACCATGAGATGTAAACACTAAAAGAACAACCTTGGTATAAAAGAAATGCAGAATCAGATGAAACAAAAGCAAGCAAAATAAACCTTCTCTGAACatttaaaaatggggcttgagaCATTTAACCAATGCCAAGCGGTTGTATTAGTCACTTTGTCCACAAGGCAGCCATATTTGATTTGAGGAACATCTATCGGGCTGCTACACACTTTGAGATGAGGAAAGAACAACTACAAATTTCATTTCTCTTTGTTTCGGAAGGAAGGAGAGATTATtggttgagaaagaaaattaattttaccAGCAATAATGTTGTCCCCGTCTAGTGTCAGAACATTCCATGAAAAACCTGAGTCAGCAGTGCTGATTCGTAATACTTCACCACTGTAATATGGTAATTACGTCATCAAATAATGAAGTAGAATATTAAAGTCTATGCACCTGACAAACTGACATATAACCAATAGTCACCTTAACACATTTACAGAAAGTATCACTTGACAGCTGCGCCAATAGGAAGATAAAATCATAGTGCATCCATCCGAAAGCCATGGCTTACTAAGAAAACTTGAACAGTAAAGCCCCGGAAACTGACCATCCTCGGCACAGTTCACAACAGGAATCTACAAAGATTTAATAGAATAAACAGGTTAACCTGTCACATGTAAACCTAAGAAAGTAGAGATTAAAAACCAGATTTGGTAGCAGCATGTATATATTCCAGCAAAAGGATCATCATAATGACCCAATTTGGTTTTGTTATATACCAAAACAGTAGTCAGCAGTAGAGGAAAGAAAGCAGTAACTAGAGGGAATGGGAATTGGGGATTTAGAATGGTTTTTTCTCCCCCCAAAGAACCCCAAATGAATCTCATAAATTGCATGCTCTAAACTGAACTCATCACCTTCAACTTAAGCAGAGAAATGTGGAGGGCTTACCACATCAATGATCTTTGTAGATGAGCATAGCTTGCCATCAGTAGGCCAATCAATTCGGTGAAGAGAATCAGTTGCAGAGTGTACTCCAGAGTCCACTGAGGCTTTTGCAGACAGAAACACAATGAACTTTCCATCTGGGCTGGGGGAAATGAAACATAACACACATATAAGGAGGAAGCTCCAAAGATGTAGACTGTATGTAAAAAGAGGCCCTCTTTAAACATTTAGGCAGCTGCTAAATAAAGGTTCCAGTTAATTAAGCCATATTGAGGGAAGATTTTCATGGGAAATATGCAATTCTAGACAATCATACAAAGACTTCCACGCAAAGATTTACATTACACTCTCTGAAAAGAAGCAACAAACAAAGACGTTCAACCAAGATATGGTACTCCGCATATAACAGAGCCTCATAGGTGCTATAACAAGAAAAGATTGAGAGAACACTCTTCTTTCCTATCTTGACTAGTAAAACAAGGAAACAGATATTATACCGTAAGACAGCTACCCAAGCAATTAGAAGAAGAGAAATTGAAAGTTTAACAGCAATGAATTATTTTACAAACTCGTGCATGAAGAAACTGACTTGAACTTAACCCAGGCTAATTACAGAAGAGGAACTGAAATAAAGGCTGGTAAAAAAACTCATGTTTTACATCAATTATTTGAACTAAACAAATGCAACAAAGATATGACGTGGTTGGATGAACAAAAGTTTTCTAAACCTTGTAAAGACAGCATAGATACAGAAACAATCAAGTCTTCTCCCACATCACAGTGTGAGCTAAGGGTAGACATAAAT from the Gossypium hirsutum isolate 1008001.06 chromosome D09, Gossypium_hirsutum_v2.1, whole genome shotgun sequence genome contains:
- the LOC107929144 gene encoding LOW QUALITY PROTEIN: acylamino-acid-releasing enzyme (The sequence of the model RefSeq protein was modified relative to this genomic sequence to represent the inferred CDS: inserted 1 base in 1 codon) — translated: MADYRLVNLKKNLPAILAMDSSKAGTVKELXSGLDEATEEEYASQSKLLQEFTNISSIDKAWVFKSESGICSQAMFLISQPNLLANKKRKFMLSTSISKESNNTVNFQWTPFPVEMTGVSITVPSPSGSKLLVIRNPENESPTQFEIWSSSRLEKEFRIPQSTHGSVYADGWFEGISWNSDESLIAYVAEEPSPCKPSFDCQGYKQGAAKDKECMSWKGQGDWEEEWGECYAGKRQPALFVINLNSGEVHAVKGIAKSLSVGQVVWAPPVESIDQYLVFVGWSADPRKLGIKYCYNRPCALYAVKVPLYKSEAAQSDLKSMEELTVVNLTQSISSAFFPQFSPDGKFIVFLSAKASVDSGVHSATDSLHRIDWPTDGKLCSSTKIIDVIPVVNCAEDGQFPGLYCSSFLSKPWLSDGCTMILSSYWRSCQVILSVNVLSGEVLRISTADSGFSWNVLTLDGDNIIAVCSSPIDVPQIKYGCLVDKVTNTTAWHWLNVSSPIFKCSEKVMSLLSHLQFGITQIPVKDVSDCLTKGAAKSFEAIFVSSKVNNAPDPLIVVLHGGPHSVSLSSFSKSLAFLSSLGFSLLIVNYRGSLGFGEEALQSLPGKIGSQDVNDVLTAIDHVIEKGLVNPSKITVLGGSHGGFLTTHLIGQVPNKFVAAAARNPVCNLSSMVATTDIPDWCYVESYGSKGKTIFTEAPSAEHLTHFYSKSPILHISKVKAPTIFLLGAQDLRVPVSGGLQYARALKERGVETKIILFPNDIHAIERPQSDFESFLNIGVWFKKYCK